A region of Labeo rohita strain BAU-BD-2019 chromosome 2, IGBB_LRoh.1.0, whole genome shotgun sequence DNA encodes the following proteins:
- the LOC127181497 gene encoding nucleolar protein 9, whose amino-acid sequence MVEKMEVKGERHFKGGQKKGHKRPVPDGSADGGTKRQRLDATTVSYFRRVGDRLNEGFTEEEEQALFVENVLSEVKGKAALVSTHMTGSHALERLLSLASLAQVAEVLAELGGETGSEFRSVSCDQCGGHVMESALRQAHRWTEESPAEEDADATEEDEERCGMLEAQVKRLCEVVRENIVEFLKDSYGSHVLRTLIQVLAGSLTQDAPAAQTGKKPKKPKTEVLDFEIPVSFWWELKHLSDCLMENVNVCVTNPSSSAALQTLLTVTHRKRPILCKQLIKGIMGYLTSLSSAPGVSPLLVFLKDPSCSHLIQTVFSFSHKALLRDVYKNHLRTQLMPLALHRIANFTIQSLIAASAHCKVFLKIFDELMEGFEAILAADHMGVVVQMVESCAHWEEKQNELLQRLLQAFHCNEPASLQVSCLPLFLSLLTYEVYYSTEAAEGDAVKQPAQRSLSICYHGSRLVQALAGFKDRTVLMNSLHGLSSADLLTLGTDRMGSHALQMLVTTASDKGRGKILRKLEELYVQLACSSCGSRLLEAVWNSANVNQRQSIAEKLVPSESQLRSDQFARHVWAKFGLTNFMRRRGEWQEVQTGESKKRKMFNDILQ is encoded by the exons ATGGTTGAGAAGATGGAGGTCAAAGGTGAACGGCATTTTAAGGGTGGACAGAAGAAGGGTCATAAACGGCCCGTGCCGGACGGCAGCGCTGACGGCGGGACCAAGAGACAAAGACTGGACGCCACGACGGTGAGCTACTTCCGCCGCGTCGGTGATCGACTGAACGAGGGATTCACGGAAGAGGAAGAGCAAG CTCTGTTTGTGGAGAACGTGCTGTCGGAGGTGAAGGGTAAAGCGGCGCTCGTCTCCACACATATGACAGGGAGTCATGCTCTGGAGCGGCTGCTCTCATTGGCCAGTCTCGCTCAGGTGGCAGAGGTGCTGGccgagctgggaggagagacgGGGTCAGAGTTCAGAAGTGTGTCATGTGATCAGTGCGGAGGTCATGTGATGGAGAGCGCGCTCAGACAGGCCCACCGCTGGACGG AGGAGAGCCCTGCGGAGGAGGACGCTGACGCCACCGAGGAGGACGAGGAGCGTTGTGGGATGCTGGAGGCTCAGGTGAAGCGCCTGTGTGAAGTCGTCAGAGAGAATATCGTGGAGTTCCTGAAGGATTCGTACGGATCGCATGTTCTCCGGACGCTCATACAGGTGCTGGCCGGATCTCTGACTCAAGACGCACCTGCTGCTCAAACAG gcaaaaagcccaaaaaaccCAAAACGGAGGTGCTGGATTTCGAGATTCCCGTCTCGTTCTGGTGGGAGCTGAAGCATCTGTCCGACTGTCTGATGGAAAACGTGAACG TGTGCGTGACCAACCCGAGCTCCAGCGCCGCTCTTCAGACGCTGCTGACCGTCACTCACAGGAAGAGGCCCATTCTGTGCAAGCAGCTGATCAAGGGCATCATGGGATACCTGACGTCGCTCAGCTCGGCTCCTGGAGTCAG CCCGCTGCTGGTGTTCTTGAAGGATCCGTCCTGCAGTCATCTCATCCAGACCGTCTTCAGCTTCTCCCATAAGGCTCTGCTGCGAGACGTCTACAAGAACCACCTGAGAACGCAGCTGATGCCTCTGGCCCTTCATCGCATCGCAAACTTCACCATCCAGAGTCTGATCGCAGCTTCAGCACACTGCAAAGTG TTCCTGAAGATCTTCGATGAGCTGATGGAGGGGTTCGAGGCGATTCTGGCCGCGGATCACATGGGTGTGGTGGTTCAGATGGTGGAGAGCTGCGCTCACTGGGAGGAGAAACAGAATGAACTGCTGCAGCGCCTCCTGCAG GCATTTCACTGCAATGAACCGGCGTCACTGCAGGTCTCCTGTCTGCCTCTCTTCCTGTCCCTACTGACGTATGAAGTGTACTACAGCACAGAGGCAGCAGAGGGAGACGCCGTCAAACAG CCTGCGCAGCGCAGTCTGTCCATATGTTATCACGGATCTCGACTGGTTCAAGCTCTGGCCGGATTCAAAGACCGAACCGTCCTGATGAACAGCCTTCACGGCCTCAGCTCCGCCGACCTGCTGACCCTCGGCACCGACCGCATGGGCAGCCACGCGCTCCAGATGCTGGTGACCACGGCCAGCGATAAGGGCCGAGGAAAGATCTTGAGAAAGCTGGAG GAGCTTTACGTTCAGCTGGCCTGTTCCAGCTGCGGCAGCCGTTTGTTAGAGGCCGTGTGGAACAGCGCCAACGTCAATCAGAGACAAAGCATCGCTGAGAAGCTAG TCCCCAGCGAAAGTCAGCTCCGATCCGATCAGTTCGCACGGCACGTTTGGGCCAAATTCGGTCTGACGAACTTCATGAGGCGACGGGGCGAGTGGCAGGAGGTTCAAACGGGAGAGTCAAAGAAAAGGAAGATGTTTAATGATATTCTGCAGTAA